A portion of the Amia ocellicauda isolate fAmiCal2 chromosome 22, fAmiCal2.hap1, whole genome shotgun sequence genome contains these proteins:
- the tekt1 gene encoding tektin-1 gives MSKLMPPKFLPPEWQLANQISYSNAEAERSRSERLTAESRRLVEETTKVTQRSQQDVSKKLEQRLEDIRFWKQELEIKLAGIVKETDMLLTYRIRLEKALESSADPLRVTQQCLVEREKRVGIDLVYDDVERKLIRELEVIEGVTSLLRRTLDQTNEQIRLNRASKFALEKDLRDKFQAEKIDDYCTMLTSNTPEVDYSDGSGSSMTGPVTPGQWEGFSNLNVVKAEKQKNNSLTLRAVVDGLLQQTAGDLHNQHQAVGTALESCVAQTKRAKTQLEQHLAKVMDEISSQEKNIETLKQAIADLEGPLKVAQTRLQARTQRPNVELCHDSAQSRLQQEVREITGNIERLSETLALAEAELRALVRNQLSLEEEIDVKAQTLYIDMVVCVQLHQSITIYQF, from the exons ATGTCCAAGCTTATGCCCCCGAAGTTCTTGCCCCCGGAATGGCAACTGGCTAATCAGATAAGCTACAGCAACGCTGAGGCAGAGCGGTCACGGTCAGAGCGTCTGACGGCCGAGAGCCGGCGGCTGGTGGAGGAGACGACCAAAGTGACGCAGCGCTCTCAACAGGATGTCAGCAAGAAGCTGG AACAAAGGCTTGAAGACATTCGGTTTTGGAAACAGGAGCTGGAAATCAAGCTGGCGGGGATTGTGAAGGAGACCGACATGCTGCTGACCTATAGGATCCGCCTGGAGAAGGCCTTGGAGAGCAGCGCTGATCCCCTGAGAGTCACCCAGCAGTGTCTGGTAGAGAG ggaGAAACGTGTCGGCATCGACCTGGTCTATGACGATGTGGAGCGCAAGCTCATCAGGGAGCTGGAGGTCATTGAGGGAGTGACGTCCCTCCTGCGACGCACCCTGGACCAGACTAATGAGCAGATCAG GTTGAACCGAGCTTCAAAGTTTGCACTGGAGAAGGACCTGCGGGACAAGTTCCAGGCCGAGAAGATTGACGACTACTGCACCATGTTGACCAGTAACACCCCGGAGGTGGACTACAGCGACGGGTCAGGCAGTAGCATGACGGG CCCCGTGACTCCTGGACAGTGGGAGGGCTTCTCCAACCTCAATGTGGTGAAGGCGGAAAAGCAGAAGAATAACTCCCTGACCCTGCGTGCTGTGGTGGACGGCCTGCTACAGCAGACGGCTGGAGATCTGCATAATCAGCACCAGGCCGTTGGGACCGCACTGGAGAGCTGCGTGGCCCAGACCAAGAGAGCCAAGACCCAGCTGGAGCAGCACTTGGCTAAG GTGATGGATGAGATTAGCAGCCAGGAGAAGAACATCGAGACTCTGAAGCAGGCCATCGCCGACTTGGAAGGGCCCCTCAAGGTGGCCCAGACACGACTGCAAGCCAGGACACAGCGGCCCAACGTGGAGCTGTGCCATGACTCAGCCCAGTCTAGGCTGCAACAGGAAGTACGAGAGATAACGGGCAACATTGAAAG ACTGAGCGAGACCCTGGCCTTGGCCGAGGCTGAACTGAGAGCCCTGGTGCGCAACCAGCTGTCCCTGGAGGAAGAGATCGATGTGAAGGCACAGACGCTGTACATCGACATGGTGGTCTGTGTGCAGCTCCACCAGTCCATCACCATCTACCAGTTCTGA
- the LOC136717668 gene encoding tricarboxylate transport protein, mitochondrial — translation MSSLLKPFTVSEGPCSLGRGCPQRCTPPLTPHPSPGVAAGARAGVLGCSPAMCDLPPGRRRVFSAAALGRRKLTHPGKAILAGGIAGGIEICITFPTEYVKTQLQLDERANPPRYRGIGDCVKLTVQDHGLRGLYRGLSSLLYGSIPKSAVRFGTFELLSNPMRDAEGKLDNTRSLLCGLGAGVAEAMLVVCPMETIKVKFIHDQCSSSPRYRGFFHGVREIVREQGLRGTYQGVTATVLKQGSNQAIRFYVMTSLRNWYKGDDSHREMHPLVTAVFGATAGAASVFGNTPLDVIKTRMQGLEAHRYRSTADCAFQILRNEGPQAFYKGTVPRLGRVCLDVAIVFVIYEEVVKLLNNAWKTD, via the exons ATGTCGTCCTTACTAAAACCATTCACGGTTTCCGAGGGACCCTGCAGTCTGGGACGGGGATGCCCGCAGCGGTGCACCCCGCCCCTGACGCCCCATCCAAGCCCGGGGGTGGCAGCCGGGGCTCGGGCAGGGGTGCTGGGCTGCTCCCCCGCGATGTGTGACCTGCCTCCCGGGAGAAGAAGGGTGTTTTCGGCCGCTGCTCTTGGAAGAAGAAAGCTCACACACCCGGGGAAAGCTATCTTAGCAG GGGGCATTGCGGGAGGTATTGAAATCTGCATCACTTTCCCCACGGAGTATGTCAAGACTCAGCTGCAGCTGGACGAGCGGGCCAACCCCCCGCGCTACCGGGGCATCG GGGACTGTGTGAAGCTGACCGTGCAGGACCATGGCCTGAGAGGGCTCTATCGGGGGCTGAGCTCCCTGCTCTATGGCTCCATCCCCAAATCCGCCGTCCG TTTTGGGACCTTCGAGCTGCTCAGTAACCCGATGCGGGATGCCGAGGGGAAGCTGGACAACACGCGCAGCCTGCTGTGTGGGCTGGGGGCGGGGGTGGCTGAGGCCATGCTGGTTGTGTGCCCCATGGAGACCATCAAG GTCAAGTTCATCCACGACCAGTGCTCCTCCAGTCCGCGCTACCGGGGCTTCTTCCACGGCGTCCGGGAGATCGTGCGAGAGCAGG GTCTCCGAGGGACGTACCAGGGAGTGACTGCCACCGTCCTGAAGCAGGGATCCAATCAGGCCATCCGCTTTTACGTCATGACGTCACTGCGCAACTGGTACAAAG GTGATGACTCTCACAGGGAGATGCACCCCCTGGTGACAGCGGTGTTTGGGGCCACCGCGGGGGCTGCCAGCGTCTTCGGGAACACACCCCTGGACGTCATCAAGACCCGGATGCAG gGCCTGGAGGCTCACCGCTACCGGAGCACTGCAGACTGTGCCTTCCAGATCCTGCGCAACGAGGGGCCACAGGC GTTCTACAAGGGCACGGTGCCGCGGCTGGGCCGGGTCTGCCTGGACGTGGCCATTGTCTTCGTCATCTACGAGGAAGTGGTGAAGCTGCTCAACAACGCGTGGAAGACGGACTGA